A part of Streptomyces sp. NBC_01235 genomic DNA contains:
- a CDS encoding TerD family protein, producing MTVNMTKGQAISLQKNDGGSLTAVRMGLGWQAAPRRGLFGSRTREIDLDASAVLFADKQPVDVVFFRHLVSDDGSVRHTGDNLVGGVGQGGDDEAILVDLARVPVHIDQIIFTVNSFTGQTFQEVQNAFCRLVDETNGQELARYTLAGGGAYTAQIMAKVHRVGGGWNMTALGTPANGRTFQDLMPAILPAL from the coding sequence GTGACCGTCAACATGACCAAGGGTCAGGCCATCAGTCTGCAGAAGAACGACGGGGGCAGCCTGACCGCGGTGCGCATGGGTCTCGGCTGGCAGGCGGCCCCGCGGCGCGGCCTGTTCGGCTCCCGGACCCGGGAGATCGACCTTGACGCCTCCGCCGTTCTGTTCGCGGACAAGCAGCCGGTCGACGTCGTCTTCTTCCGGCACCTGGTGAGCGACGACGGCTCCGTCCGTCACACCGGTGACAACCTCGTCGGCGGTGTCGGCCAGGGCGGCGACGACGAGGCGATCCTCGTCGACCTCGCGCGTGTGCCGGTCCACATCGACCAGATCATCTTCACCGTCAACTCCTTCACCGGGCAGACGTTCCAGGAAGTGCAGAACGCCTTCTGCCGTCTGGTCGACGAGACCAACGGCCAGGAGCTCGCGCGCTACACGCTCGCGGGCGGCGGCGCCTACACGGCCCAGATCATGGCGAAGGTGCACCGCGTGGGCGGGGGCTGGAACATGACGGCACTGGGCACGCCGGCCAACGGCCGCACCTTCCAGGACCTGATGCCCGCGATCCTGCCGGCGCTGTAG
- the uvrB gene encoding excinuclease ABC subunit UvrB, which yields MRPVSQIERTVAPFEVVSPYQPSGDQPAAIAELAKRIEAGEKDVVLLGATGTGKSATTAWMIEKLQRPTLVMAPNKTLAAQLANEFRELLPNNAVEYFVSYYDYYQPEAYVPQSDTYIEKDSSINEEVERLRHSATNSLLTRRDVVVVASVSCIYGLGTPQEYVDRMVPLRVGDELDRDQLLRRFVDIQYTRNDLAFTRGTFRVRGDTIEIFPVYEELAVRIEMFGDEIEALSTLHPLTGEIISDDQQLYVFPASHYVAGPERLERAANDIEKELGERLAELEKQGKLLEAQRLRMRTTYDLEMLRQIGSCSGVENYSMHFDGRSPGSPPNTLLDYFPDDFLLVIDESHVTVPQIGAMYEGDASRKRTLVDHGFRLPSALDNRPLKWEEFQERIGQTVYLSATPGKYELSRGDGVVEQIIRPTGLIDPEVVVKPTEGQIDDLVHEIRTRVEKDERVLVTTLTKKMAEDLTDYFLELGIQVRYLHSDVDTLRRIELLRELRAGEFDVLVGINLLREGLDLPEVSLVAILDADKEGFLRSGTSLIQTIGRAARNVSGQVHMYADKITPGMERAIEETNRRREKQVAYNTAMGIDPQPLRKKINDIVAQISREEVDTEQLLGSGYRAKKDGRGTKAPVPSLGDRAAKGAKAKTAKGKAKETVPTDRPAAELAEQIEEMTERMRAAAADLQFEVAARIRDEVSEMKKELRQMREAGLA from the coding sequence ATGCGGCCCGTTTCCCAGATCGAACGCACGGTGGCGCCTTTCGAGGTCGTCAGCCCCTACCAGCCCAGCGGCGACCAGCCGGCGGCCATCGCCGAGCTGGCCAAGCGCATCGAGGCAGGTGAGAAGGATGTCGTCCTGCTGGGCGCGACCGGCACCGGAAAGTCCGCGACCACCGCGTGGATGATCGAGAAGCTCCAGCGCCCGACCCTGGTGATGGCACCGAACAAGACCCTGGCCGCCCAGCTGGCGAACGAGTTCCGCGAACTGCTGCCGAACAACGCGGTCGAATACTTCGTCTCGTACTACGACTACTACCAGCCCGAGGCGTACGTCCCGCAGTCGGACACCTACATCGAGAAGGACTCCTCGATCAACGAGGAGGTCGAGCGCCTGCGCCACTCCGCGACCAACTCGCTGCTCACCCGCCGCGACGTCGTCGTGGTCGCCTCGGTCTCCTGCATCTACGGTCTCGGTACTCCGCAGGAGTACGTGGACCGGATGGTCCCCCTGAGAGTGGGCGACGAACTCGACCGGGACCAGCTGCTGCGCCGCTTCGTCGACATCCAGTACACGCGCAACGACCTGGCCTTCACCCGCGGCACCTTCCGGGTGCGCGGCGACACCATCGAGATCTTCCCGGTCTACGAGGAGCTCGCCGTCCGTATCGAGATGTTCGGCGACGAGATCGAGGCCCTGTCCACTCTGCACCCGCTCACAGGCGAGATCATCAGCGACGACCAGCAGTTGTACGTCTTCCCGGCCTCCCACTACGTCGCGGGCCCCGAGCGCCTGGAGCGGGCGGCCAACGACATCGAGAAGGAGCTGGGCGAGCGCCTGGCCGAGCTGGAGAAGCAGGGCAAGCTCCTGGAGGCCCAGCGGCTGCGGATGCGCACCACCTACGACCTGGAGATGCTCCGCCAGATCGGCTCCTGCTCCGGCGTGGAGAACTACTCGATGCACTTCGACGGCCGTTCGCCCGGCTCCCCGCCGAACACCCTGCTCGACTACTTCCCGGACGACTTCCTGCTCGTCATCGACGAATCCCATGTCACCGTCCCGCAGATCGGCGCCATGTACGAGGGCGACGCCTCCCGCAAGCGCACCCTGGTCGACCACGGCTTCCGGCTGCCCTCCGCCCTCGACAACCGCCCGCTGAAGTGGGAGGAGTTCCAGGAGCGCATCGGCCAGACCGTCTACCTGTCGGCGACGCCCGGCAAGTACGAGCTCTCGCGCGGGGACGGGGTCGTCGAGCAGATCATCCGCCCCACCGGCCTCATCGACCCGGAGGTCGTCGTCAAGCCCACCGAGGGCCAGATCGACGACTTGGTGCACGAGATCCGCACGCGGGTGGAGAAGGACGAGCGCGTCCTGGTCACCACGCTCACCAAGAAGATGGCCGAGGACCTCACGGACTACTTCCTGGAACTCGGCATCCAGGTGCGCTATCTGCACAGTGACGTCGACACGCTGCGCCGTATCGAGCTGCTGCGTGAGCTGCGCGCCGGCGAGTTCGACGTCCTGGTCGGCATCAACCTCCTGCGGGAGGGCCTCGACCTGCCCGAGGTGTCCCTGGTGGCGATCCTCGACGCCGACAAGGAGGGCTTCCTGCGCTCCGGCACCTCGCTGATCCAGACCATCGGCCGCGCGGCGCGCAACGTCTCCGGTCAGGTGCACATGTACGCAGACAAGATCACCCCGGGTATGGAGCGGGCCATCGAGGAGACCAACCGCCGCCGGGAGAAGCAGGTCGCCTACAACACGGCGATGGGCATCGACCCGCAGCCGCTCCGCAAGAAGATCAACGACATCGTCGCCCAGATCTCCCGTGAGGAGGTCGACACGGAGCAGTTGCTCGGCTCGGGCTATCGCGCGAAGAAGGACGGGCGGGGCACCAAGGCTCCGGTGCCCTCCCTCGGCGACAGGGCGGCCAAGGGCGCGAAGGCCAAGACGGCCAAGGGCAAGGCCAAGGAGACGGTGCCGACCGACCGTCCCGCGGCCGAACTCGCCGAGCAGATCGAGGAAATGACAGAGCGCATGCGGGCCGCCGCTGCGGACCTCCAGTTCGAGGTCGCCGCCCGGATCCGCGACGAGGTCTCCGAGATGAAGAAGGAACTGCGTCAGATGAGGGAGGCGGGTCTGGCCTGA
- a CDS encoding VOC family protein: MTDNTTRLDHVVLWVRDPIAAADFYGKAVGLEPVRLPEFAAGKEPFPSVRVNEEAILDLMPLSMAERMKMLPGAADSAGHPVNHVCLALPQGDFDALRARLQEGAVPVSDVSHGSFGARGEATRSFYFRDPDGNVIEARHYD; the protein is encoded by the coding sequence ATGACGGACAACACGACACGTCTCGACCACGTCGTCCTCTGGGTACGTGACCCGATCGCCGCCGCCGACTTCTACGGGAAGGCCGTCGGACTGGAGCCCGTCCGGCTCCCCGAGTTCGCCGCCGGCAAGGAACCCTTTCCCTCCGTACGCGTCAACGAGGAGGCCATCCTCGACCTCATGCCGTTGTCGATGGCGGAGCGCATGAAGATGCTGCCCGGCGCCGCCGACAGCGCGGGACACCCCGTGAACCACGTCTGCCTCGCCCTGCCCCAGGGCGACTTCGACGCCCTCCGCGCCCGCCTTCAGGAGGGCGCCGTCCCCGTCTCGGACGTCTCGCACGGCTCCTTCGGCGCCCGCGGCGAGGCCACGCGCAGCTTCTACTTCCGCGACCCGGACGGCAACGTCATCGAGGCACGGCACTACGACTGA
- a CDS encoding carbohydrate kinase family protein, giving the protein MLVVGDVVTDVVARHRGPLASGTDTASVIRILPGGAGANVACWAAHWGCADVRLLGRVGAESAAWHERELTTCGVRPRLVVDPQASTGTVICLVDTGAAAERTFLTDSGASLRLAPEDWSEALLDGVGRLHLSGYLLFSETGRALVRTALASARARRVPVSLDPASAGFLMELGVGRFLPLVEGVDVLLPSRDEACLLTGLLDGAAAAAELSRHVPLVVAKQGADGALVARDGAVLARVPSAPAAPRDTTGAGDAFTGAFLAALLAGADADAAAAEGCRAGARAVRQVGGRPPAPHDGTTPTPDPARTG; this is encoded by the coding sequence CTGCTGGTCGTCGGGGACGTCGTGACGGACGTCGTCGCCCGGCATCGGGGGCCGCTGGCCTCCGGGACGGACACGGCCTCGGTGATCCGGATCCTGCCGGGCGGCGCGGGCGCCAACGTGGCGTGCTGGGCGGCGCACTGGGGGTGTGCGGACGTACGGCTTCTCGGCCGGGTGGGCGCGGAGTCGGCGGCCTGGCACGAGCGGGAGCTGACCACCTGTGGGGTGCGGCCCCGGCTCGTCGTCGACCCACAGGCGTCCACGGGGACGGTGATCTGCCTGGTCGACACGGGTGCCGCGGCCGAGCGGACGTTCCTCACCGACAGCGGCGCGTCCCTGCGGCTCGCCCCCGAGGACTGGTCGGAGGCCCTTCTGGACGGCGTCGGCCGCCTGCACCTGTCGGGATACCTGCTGTTCTCGGAGACGGGTCGGGCCCTGGTGCGTACGGCGTTGGCGTCGGCACGCGCGCGTCGGGTGCCGGTAAGCCTTGATCCGGCGTCGGCGGGCTTCCTGATGGAACTGGGTGTCGGCCGCTTCCTGCCCCTCGTCGAGGGGGTGGACGTGCTGCTGCCCAGCCGTGACGAGGCCTGTCTGCTCACCGGGCTGCTCGACGGGGCGGCCGCGGCGGCCGAGCTGAGCCGTCATGTCCCGCTGGTGGTGGCCAAGCAGGGGGCGGACGGTGCGCTGGTGGCCCGCGACGGCGCTGTGCTCGCCCGTGTCCCCTCCGCTCCGGCGGCCCCCCGGGACACCACGGGCGCCGGCGACGCCTTCACGGGAGCGTTCCTCGCCGCGCTGCTGGCGGGCGCCGACGCCGATGCCGCGGCGGCAGAGGGGTGCCGAGCGGGAGCCCGGGCGGTACGACAAGTGGGCGGCAGACCACCCGCACCGCACGACGGAACGACGCCGACGCCGGACCCGGCCCGCACCGGCTGA
- a CDS encoding TerD family protein: MTAELVRGQNHPLSQVRLEIRISAGRPVVAAATLGDENGKVRGVEWVAHPGVPTLPGLEVSRQAAADHRLAVDLDAMPAAVHRVDVLLALPAGVGGPDSFGSVAAPFVAVTGLDGTEVATYTITGLDAESAVVALELYRRQDAWKVRAVGQGYAGGLAELLTDQGLPQAHRLAAGINDAVAQGLARSVSAPPRTTDGDRSRQAAASALGPDQSGSPYGPQGTQGATGPYGPTQDPQSPSGTGYPAGITPSDPAATQPTPPPAPTTGGPVNYSHPRRQNAAPPPPPPTAPPGMPGQPAQPVAGDATGWSMEERLYNQVWGMFEDLARTMAAYRSAVDFADARMEKELDQVLSDPRSRIGGQGDAAREAAQARHAQLVDQAREALDRDLVQLGAEADVVEPALPAAYARWDNPVWQAYRVPMEMPMALRLGDLHLPESDPLRIPMLVRLPLERGLWIDSGASAAFDGSFADSHELRRLAMESAVAHTARLLAVHPAGEFTVHVIDPAGSAARELAPLVQSGVLASPPAAGAAGVAALLGRLTERVDLVQMAVRGGAADSLPPGFDTAQQLLVVHDFPHGFDDRAVTQLRYLADEGPAVGVHLMMVADREDADGYGPLLDPLWRGLLRLTPVPEDHLADPWVGHAWTYEPALVPPGSQVLQQVLAQVAMARTKYS, encoded by the coding sequence ATGACGGCCGAGCTGGTGCGGGGGCAGAACCACCCGCTCTCCCAGGTCCGGCTCGAGATCCGGATCTCGGCCGGCCGGCCGGTCGTGGCGGCGGCCACGCTCGGCGACGAGAACGGCAAGGTCCGCGGCGTCGAATGGGTGGCCCACCCGGGCGTACCCACGCTGCCCGGCCTGGAGGTCTCCCGGCAGGCGGCCGCGGACCACCGCCTGGCGGTGGACCTGGACGCCATGCCGGCGGCCGTGCACCGGGTCGACGTCCTGCTCGCGTTGCCCGCTGGCGTCGGGGGGCCGGACAGCTTCGGTTCCGTCGCGGCCCCGTTCGTCGCGGTCACCGGCCTCGACGGCACCGAGGTCGCCACCTACACCATCACCGGCCTGGACGCGGAGTCGGCGGTCGTCGCCCTGGAGCTGTACCGGCGGCAGGACGCCTGGAAGGTGCGCGCCGTCGGCCAGGGCTACGCGGGCGGCCTCGCCGAACTCCTCACCGACCAGGGCCTGCCGCAGGCGCACCGGCTCGCGGCCGGTATCAACGACGCCGTCGCCCAGGGCCTGGCCCGCTCGGTGTCTGCTCCGCCGCGTACGACCGACGGCGACCGCTCCCGGCAGGCGGCCGCGTCAGCGCTCGGCCCGGACCAGAGCGGCTCGCCGTACGGCCCGCAGGGCACTCAGGGCGCCACCGGCCCGTACGGGCCGACCCAGGACCCGCAGAGCCCCTCGGGAACCGGCTACCCGGCGGGGATCACGCCGTCGGACCCCGCGGCCACCCAGCCGACGCCGCCGCCGGCACCCACCACCGGCGGCCCGGTCAACTACAGTCACCCGCGCCGGCAGAACGCGGCCCCGCCCCCGCCCCCGCCCACCGCGCCCCCGGGCATGCCCGGGCAGCCCGCCCAGCCCGTCGCGGGTGACGCGACCGGCTGGTCCATGGAGGAGCGGCTCTACAACCAGGTCTGGGGCATGTTCGAGGACCTTGCCCGCACCATGGCCGCCTACCGCAGCGCCGTCGACTTCGCCGACGCGCGGATGGAGAAGGAGCTCGACCAGGTCCTGTCCGACCCGCGCAGCAGGATCGGCGGTCAGGGCGACGCCGCCCGCGAGGCGGCGCAAGCCAGGCATGCCCAGCTCGTCGACCAGGCCCGGGAGGCCCTGGACCGGGATCTCGTCCAGCTCGGTGCCGAGGCCGACGTCGTCGAACCGGCGCTGCCCGCCGCGTACGCGCGCTGGGACAACCCCGTCTGGCAGGCCTACCGCGTGCCCATGGAGATGCCCATGGCGCTGCGCCTGGGCGACCTCCATCTGCCCGAGAGCGACCCACTGCGCATCCCGATGCTGGTGCGACTCCCGCTGGAACGCGGCCTGTGGATCGACAGCGGGGCGTCGGCCGCTTTCGACGGCTCGTTCGCCGACTCCCACGAACTGCGGCGCCTCGCCATGGAGTCGGCGGTGGCGCACACCGCCAGGCTGCTGGCGGTGCATCCGGCGGGCGAGTTCACCGTGCACGTCATCGACCCGGCCGGTTCGGCCGCCCGGGAACTGGCACCGCTGGTGCAGAGCGGGGTGCTCGCGTCGCCGCCCGCGGCCGGCGCGGCAGGCGTCGCGGCGCTCCTGGGCCGGCTCACCGAGCGCGTCGACCTGGTGCAGATGGCGGTGCGCGGCGGCGCCGCCGACTCGCTCCCGCCCGGCTTCGACACCGCCCAGCAGCTTCTGGTCGTCCATGACTTCCCGCACGGTTTCGACGACCGTGCCGTTACCCAGCTGCGCTACCTCGCGGACGAGGGCCCCGCCGTCGGCGTCCACCTGATGATGGTCGCCGACCGGGAGGACGCCGACGGTTACGGTCCGTTGCTGGATCCGCTGTGGCGTGGGCTGCTGCGGCTGACCCCGGTGCCCGAGGACCACCTCGCCGACCCCTGGGTGGGGCACGCCTGGACGTACGAACCGGCCCTCGTGCCGCCCGGCAGCCAGGTGCTCCAGCAGGTTCTCGCCCAGGTGGCGATGGCGCGCACCAAGTACTCGTAA
- a CDS encoding MHYT domain-containing protein: protein MQGTVDGFSYGLVTPLVAYLMACLGGALGLRCATRARLVAHSWRPGWLALGAAAIGSGIWTMHFIAMIGFTVEGAPIHYDKPTTYASLGVAILMVGVGIFIVGYKGASGTALFTGGTVTGLGIATMHYLGMAGMRFNGNFEYNTFTVACSVAIAMVAATAALWAAGQVRGFLWSVGAGLVMGLAVAGMHYTGMAALSVHLHTTEAPATGDSAAALLAPMLIGPLAFLCLAGVVVMFDPLMVMGKPDWTPAEHKPGVPAHLPATHPSRRSQLRGRRKVAHRGSRTPQNR from the coding sequence ATGCAAGGCACGGTCGACGGTTTCAGCTACGGACTCGTCACACCGCTGGTGGCCTACCTCATGGCCTGCCTCGGCGGTGCCCTCGGTCTGCGCTGCGCCACCAGAGCCCGGCTCGTCGCCCACTCCTGGCGTCCCGGCTGGCTCGCCCTCGGCGCGGCGGCGATCGGCTCGGGCATCTGGACCATGCACTTCATCGCGATGATCGGCTTCACGGTCGAAGGCGCCCCGATCCACTACGACAAACCGACGACCTACGCGAGCCTGGGCGTCGCCATCCTCATGGTGGGCGTCGGGATCTTCATAGTCGGCTACAAGGGTGCGTCCGGGACCGCACTGTTCACCGGGGGCACTGTCACCGGCCTGGGCATCGCGACGATGCACTACCTGGGCATGGCCGGGATGCGCTTCAACGGCAACTTCGAGTACAACACGTTCACCGTGGCCTGCTCCGTCGCCATAGCCATGGTCGCCGCCACCGCCGCCCTGTGGGCCGCGGGGCAGGTCAGGGGCTTCCTGTGGAGCGTCGGCGCCGGCCTCGTCATGGGGCTGGCCGTCGCCGGCATGCACTACACCGGCATGGCCGCCCTGAGCGTCCATCTGCACACCACCGAGGCTCCGGCCACGGGCGACTCGGCCGCCGCCCTCCTCGCGCCGATGCTGATCGGGCCCCTGGCCTTCCTCTGCCTCGCGGGCGTCGTGGTGATGTTCGATCCGCTGATGGTCATGGGCAAGCCCGACTGGACCCCCGCCGAGCACAAACCCGGCGTCCCGGCGCATCTGCCGGCCACACACCCGTCGCGCCGCTCCCAGCTCCGCGGCCGGCGGAAGGTGGCGCACCGCGGGTCCCGCACCCCGCAGAACCGCTGA
- a CDS encoding methylated-DNA--[protein]-cysteine S-methyltransferase — protein MDSHGQYEQQVVWTVVGTDIGPLLLAATGEGLLNVVFHATDAVRDKALDRLAGRLGTEPVEAPDSPLLAEVIRQVEAYFAGERRDFELPLDWSLIAGFNRQVLRELASGVPYGAVVGYGDLAKRVGQPGAAQAVGVAMGSNPLPVVVPCHRVVESDGGIGGFGGGLETKRKLLALEGVLPEPLF, from the coding sequence ATGGACAGCCATGGGCAGTACGAGCAGCAGGTCGTGTGGACCGTCGTCGGCACCGACATCGGTCCGCTGTTGCTGGCCGCGACCGGCGAGGGTCTGCTCAACGTCGTGTTTCACGCCACCGACGCGGTGCGCGACAAGGCGCTCGACCGGCTGGCCGGCCGATTGGGCACGGAGCCCGTCGAGGCACCCGACTCGCCTCTGCTGGCCGAGGTCATACGGCAGGTCGAGGCCTACTTCGCGGGTGAGCGGCGCGACTTCGAGCTGCCATTGGACTGGTCGCTGATCGCGGGTTTCAACCGACAGGTGCTGCGCGAACTCGCCTCGGGCGTCCCGTACGGGGCGGTCGTCGGCTATGGCGATCTGGCCAAGCGGGTCGGGCAGCCGGGGGCGGCCCAGGCGGTGGGGGTGGCGATGGGTTCCAATCCCCTGCCGGTGGTGGTGCCCTGCCACCGGGTCGTGGAGAGCGACGGCGGCATCGGCGGGTTCGGCGGCGGCCTGGAGACAAAGCGGAAGCTGCTCGCTCTGGAAGGGGTCCTGCCCGAACCGCTGTTCTGA
- a CDS encoding pseudouridine-5'-phosphate glycosidase, producing MVLVVSQEVRDAVDARRPVVALESTIISHGLPRPRNLEVALELEAVVRAQGAVPATIAVLDGRPHVGLDKEQLERVANEDGFRKLGHRDLPLAVASRASGATTVSATALLATLAGVRVFATGGLGGVHREWTVTQDESADLGLLASTRITVVCAGVKSILDVPATLQRLETLGVAVAGYGTDRFPGFYLSDSGQPVDWTLETPRQVAEVMRAQDALGLPESALIVANPVPEEEQLDPELHTRVLADALHACEEAGVTGQGVTPFLLDYLVRHTDGASLSANLAAVRGNVRLAARIAAAWAEV from the coding sequence GTGGTGCTGGTGGTGTCGCAAGAGGTGCGGGACGCGGTCGACGCGCGTCGACCCGTGGTTGCCCTGGAGTCCACGATCATCTCGCACGGGCTGCCCCGCCCGCGCAACTTGGAGGTGGCGCTGGAGCTGGAGGCGGTCGTACGCGCGCAGGGCGCCGTGCCGGCGACGATCGCGGTGCTGGACGGGCGGCCCCACGTGGGCCTGGACAAGGAGCAACTGGAGCGGGTCGCCAACGAGGACGGGTTCCGCAAGCTGGGCCATCGCGACCTGCCGCTCGCGGTGGCGTCCCGGGCGAGCGGGGCGACCACGGTGTCGGCGACGGCGCTGCTGGCGACGCTGGCGGGTGTGCGGGTGTTCGCGACGGGCGGGCTCGGCGGGGTGCATCGGGAGTGGACGGTCACCCAGGACGAGTCGGCCGACCTGGGGCTGCTGGCGAGTACACGGATCACGGTGGTGTGCGCGGGGGTGAAGTCGATCCTGGACGTACCGGCGACCCTGCAGCGGCTGGAGACTCTGGGCGTCGCCGTCGCCGGGTACGGCACCGACCGGTTCCCCGGGTTCTACCTGTCCGACTCGGGTCAACCCGTGGACTGGACGCTGGAGACCCCGCGGCAGGTGGCCGAGGTGATGCGGGCTCAGGACGCGCTCGGGTTGCCGGAGTCGGCGTTGATCGTCGCCAACCCGGTTCCCGAGGAGGAGCAGCTGGATCCCGAGCTGCACACGCGTGTGCTCGCCGACGCACTGCACGCGTGCGAGGAGGCGGGCGTCACCGGCCAGGGTGTCACGCCGTTTCTGCTCGACTACCTGGTCCGGCACACCGACGGGGCGTCTCTGAGCGCCAATCTGGCGGCGGTGCGCGGCAACGTGCGGCTGGCGGCGCGGATCGCGGCGGCGTGGGCCGAGGTGTGA